A section of the Cryobacterium soli genome encodes:
- a CDS encoding beta-glucosidase, which translates to MPPVSERVRALHAQMTLEEKLAQLVGYWVDQGGEVVAPLAGEMATSTRYDEATTHGLGHLTRVYGTRPVDPVERAEWLWAEQRRLKEQTRLGIPAIVHEECLTGLAAWKAATFPTPLAWGAAFDAELVEEMGRLIGGSMRQLGIHQGLAPVLDVIRDPRWGRVDECIAEDPYVVGTIGTAYVRGLQAEGVHATLKHFVGYSASQAGRNHAPVHAGRREINDVFLPPFEMAVLDGGVRSVMNSYAEIDGAPVGATPEYLTEILRDHWGFDGVVVSDYFSVAFLQLMHAVAADRGEAAELALAAGIDVELPTGDAFLAPLMDRVRAGLTDETLIDRAVLRVLTQKEDLGLLDETFTMAPTEIDLDSPEHRRVARVLAEESLVLLTNQGVLPLGGTAGQGPRSIAVLGPNADSTEALMGCYSFVNHVLAHHPDVPAELSMPTVLESLRAEFPGAEVHYAAGCAVEGDDDTLLAAAVEAARQSDVAVVVVGDRAGLFGRGTVGEGNDVESLELPGLQRRLVEAVTATGTPVVMVLMTGRPYAVAWAIDGPDAPAAVLQAFFPGEAGGGAIAAVLAGTVAPTGHLPVSLPRAAGAQPYSYLHPILGGPSDVTSVDSTPVLPFGHGLTYTTFERTALEADATVDAGGTFSASVRIRNTGVNAGTDLVQFYARDVHASVTRPVAQLLGYQRVTLEPGEEAVVRFQVPTARLAFTGLAFERIVEPGEVELWVGPSCAAKETTGSIRITGAVHRVTVEDARLVATAVERLAERSRGTEAVPA; encoded by the coding sequence ATGCCGCCGGTGTCCGAACGCGTGCGCGCCCTGCACGCGCAGATGACCCTGGAGGAGAAGCTCGCGCAGCTCGTTGGATACTGGGTCGACCAGGGCGGTGAAGTCGTCGCCCCGCTCGCGGGGGAGATGGCCACCTCGACCCGGTACGACGAGGCGACGACCCACGGGCTCGGCCACCTCACCCGCGTCTACGGCACCCGCCCGGTCGACCCGGTGGAGCGTGCCGAGTGGCTGTGGGCCGAGCAGCGCCGGCTCAAGGAACAGACCCGGCTGGGTATCCCCGCCATCGTGCACGAGGAGTGCCTGACCGGGCTCGCCGCGTGGAAGGCCGCGACCTTCCCCACCCCGCTGGCCTGGGGGGCCGCGTTCGACGCCGAGCTCGTCGAGGAGATGGGCCGGCTGATCGGCGGCTCGATGCGGCAGCTCGGCATCCATCAGGGCCTCGCGCCCGTGCTGGACGTCATCCGCGACCCGCGCTGGGGCCGGGTGGACGAGTGCATCGCCGAGGACCCCTACGTCGTCGGCACCATCGGAACCGCGTATGTGCGGGGGCTGCAGGCCGAGGGTGTGCACGCGACCCTCAAGCACTTCGTGGGATATTCGGCGTCGCAGGCCGGTCGCAACCACGCCCCGGTGCACGCCGGCCGGCGCGAGATCAACGACGTGTTCCTGCCGCCGTTCGAGATGGCGGTACTGGACGGCGGGGTGCGGAGTGTGATGAACTCCTACGCCGAGATCGACGGAGCGCCCGTGGGCGCCACCCCGGAGTACCTCACCGAGATCCTCCGGGACCACTGGGGCTTCGACGGTGTGGTCGTGTCCGACTACTTCTCGGTGGCATTCCTGCAGCTGATGCACGCCGTCGCCGCCGACCGCGGTGAGGCCGCCGAGCTGGCGCTGGCCGCCGGGATCGACGTGGAACTGCCCACCGGTGACGCCTTCCTCGCGCCGCTGATGGACCGGGTGCGGGCCGGTCTGACCGACGAGACGCTGATCGATCGTGCGGTGCTCCGCGTGCTCACGCAGAAGGAGGACCTGGGCCTGCTGGACGAGACCTTCACCATGGCGCCCACCGAGATCGACCTCGACTCACCCGAGCACCGCCGCGTGGCGCGGGTGCTGGCCGAGGAGTCCCTGGTGCTGCTGACCAACCAGGGCGTGCTGCCGCTGGGCGGAACCGCCGGCCAGGGGCCCCGCAGCATCGCCGTGCTGGGGCCGAACGCGGACTCCACCGAGGCGCTGATGGGCTGCTATTCGTTCGTGAACCACGTTCTTGCCCACCACCCCGACGTGCCCGCTGAGCTGTCGATGCCCACCGTGCTCGAGTCGCTGCGGGCCGAATTCCCCGGCGCCGAGGTCCACTACGCCGCCGGCTGTGCCGTTGAGGGAGACGACGACACGCTCCTCGCCGCCGCAGTGGAGGCGGCCCGGCAGTCCGACGTGGCCGTGGTCGTCGTCGGCGACCGGGCCGGGCTGTTCGGCCGCGGCACCGTGGGCGAGGGCAACGACGTGGAGAGCCTGGAGCTCCCCGGTCTGCAGCGCCGGCTGGTGGAGGCCGTCACGGCCACCGGCACCCCCGTGGTCATGGTGTTGATGACCGGCCGCCCCTACGCCGTGGCGTGGGCCATCGACGGGCCGGATGCGCCCGCTGCGGTTCTGCAGGCGTTCTTCCCCGGCGAGGCCGGCGGCGGCGCCATCGCGGCGGTGCTGGCCGGCACCGTCGCGCCGACCGGGCACCTGCCCGTGTCGTTGCCGCGGGCGGCGGGCGCGCAGCCGTACTCGTACCTGCACCCGATCCTCGGCGGGCCGAGCGATGTGACCAGCGTGGACAGCACCCCGGTGTTGCCCTTCGGGCACGGGCTGACCTACACGACCTTCGAACGCACGGCGCTCGAGGCCGACGCCACCGTCGACGCCGGCGGAACCTTCTCGGCGAGCGTGCGCATCCGCAACACCGGGGTGAATGCGGGCACCGACCTGGTGCAGTTCTACGCCAGGGACGTGCACGCCAGCGTGACCCGGCCGGTCGCCCAGCTGCTGGGCTACCAGCGGGTGACCCTCGAGCCGGGTGAGGAGGCCGTGGTGCGCTTCCAGGTTCCGACGGCGCGACTGGCCTTCACGGGACTGGCCTTCGAGCGCATCGTGGAGCCCGGCGAGGTGGAGCTGTGGGTGGGTCCGTCCTGCGCTGCGAAGGAGACCACCGGGAGCATCCGCATCACCGGGGCCGTGCATCGCGTGACCGTGGAGGATGCCCGGCTGGTCGCCACCGCGGTCGAGCGGTTGGCCGAGCGGTCGCGGGGCACGGAGGCGGTGCCCGCCTGA
- a CDS encoding carbohydrate ABC transporter permease, which translates to MTVLTTPAVALPPANPPAEIKAARRWGTPVAYVVAVLVIGLMLAPVLFIIIGGFRTNAQITTDPSGWPSVWNIGNYLDVLTGGTFWRLVGNSLIAGLATTFGVVLLGLMASYVLARYSFRGRGILYAMFAAGLMFPMTVAITPLYLVVKNLGLMNSLGGVILPQIAFALPTTIIILVPFLRAIPDEIQEAAFIDGCSRLGFFWRMIVPLAMPGVITVGILAFIASWNSYLLPLFILNNDAVFTLPLGVQSFASQYSVDTAKVLAFTSLSMIPALVFFALFERRIVGGLTGAVKG; encoded by the coding sequence ATGACCGTGCTCACTACGCCCGCCGTGGCCTTGCCGCCGGCCAACCCGCCGGCCGAGATCAAGGCTGCCAGGCGCTGGGGAACCCCCGTCGCCTACGTCGTCGCCGTGCTGGTGATCGGCCTGATGCTCGCCCCGGTGCTGTTCATCATCATCGGCGGGTTCCGCACCAACGCGCAGATCACCACGGACCCCTCCGGCTGGCCGAGCGTGTGGAACATCGGCAACTACCTCGATGTACTCACCGGCGGTACCTTCTGGCGACTGGTGGGCAATTCGCTCATCGCCGGGCTCGCCACCACCTTCGGCGTCGTGCTGCTGGGCCTGATGGCCAGCTATGTGCTGGCCCGGTACTCGTTCCGCGGCCGCGGCATCCTCTACGCCATGTTCGCCGCCGGACTGATGTTCCCGATGACCGTGGCCATCACCCCGCTGTACCTGGTGGTGAAGAACCTGGGCCTGATGAACTCGCTCGGCGGCGTCATCCTGCCGCAGATCGCGTTCGCCTTGCCCACGACGATCATCATCCTGGTGCCGTTCCTGCGGGCCATCCCCGACGAGATCCAGGAGGCTGCCTTCATCGACGGCTGCAGCCGGCTGGGCTTCTTCTGGCGGATGATCGTGCCGCTGGCCATGCCCGGCGTCATCACCGTGGGCATCCTGGCCTTCATCGCCAGCTGGAACAGTTACCTGCTGCCGCTGTTCATCCTGAACAACGATGCCGTGTTCACCCTGCCGTTGGGCGTGCAATCGTTCGCCTCGCAGTACTCCGTGGACACCGCGAAGGTTCTCGCGTTCACCTCCCTGTCCATGATTCCCGCCCTGGTGTTCTTCGCCCTGTTCGAGCGTCGCATCGTCGGCGGGCTCACCGGCGCGGTCAAGGGCTGA
- a CDS encoding carbohydrate ABC transporter permease — protein MSVRENTSTRLEVDLASGGNSGTTPGFPPVRRPRRVNWGARVEIAVLVGPALIVFLGFVIFPVIMAAYYGFFSWQGYGPPTQFVGFRNYVTILQDPTFQEALTHNGVIVVLSLVLQGPVAILLALLLNRKLRGQSLIRVLIFVPYVISEVVVGTGWSLMLQSNGAVNGLLEKVGLGAFTQDWLSNPDIAIWTLMVIITWKYVGFAVILFLAGLQGIPEELPEAAAIDGASFWQIQRHITLPLLAPTLRIWAFLSIIGALQLFDLVYIIWGQYIASTAGTSTMATYLVTNGRNAGNYGYGNAVAVVLFLISLIVALIYQRYVLRRDTEGAITGKGTGK, from the coding sequence ATGTCAGTTCGCGAGAATACTTCGACGCGATTAGAGGTGGATCTCGCGAGCGGCGGGAACTCGGGCACCACGCCCGGGTTCCCGCCCGTGCGGCGCCCCCGCCGCGTCAACTGGGGCGCCCGAGTAGAGATCGCGGTCCTCGTCGGGCCCGCGCTGATCGTCTTCCTCGGCTTCGTGATCTTCCCCGTCATCATGGCGGCGTACTACGGCTTCTTCAGCTGGCAGGGCTACGGCCCGCCGACGCAGTTCGTCGGGTTCCGCAACTACGTCACCATCCTCCAGGACCCCACCTTTCAGGAGGCCCTGACGCACAACGGCGTCATCGTCGTGCTCTCCCTGGTTCTGCAGGGGCCGGTGGCAATCCTCCTCGCCCTGCTGCTGAACCGGAAACTGCGCGGCCAGTCGCTCATCCGGGTGCTCATCTTCGTTCCGTACGTCATCTCCGAGGTCGTCGTCGGCACCGGCTGGAGCCTGATGCTGCAGTCCAACGGCGCCGTGAACGGCCTGCTGGAGAAGGTCGGCCTGGGCGCGTTCACCCAGGACTGGCTGTCGAACCCCGACATCGCCATCTGGACCCTCATGGTGATCATCACCTGGAAGTACGTTGGCTTCGCCGTCATCCTCTTTCTCGCCGGGCTCCAGGGCATCCCCGAGGAACTGCCGGAGGCAGCGGCCATCGACGGAGCGTCATTCTGGCAGATCCAACGCCACATCACGCTTCCGCTGCTGGCGCCCACGCTGCGCATCTGGGCGTTCCTGTCCATCATCGGGGCGCTGCAATTGTTCGACCTCGTCTACATCATCTGGGGCCAGTACATCGCCTCCACCGCGGGCACCTCCACCATGGCGACGTACCTCGTCACCAACGGGCGGAACGCCGGCAACTACGGCTACGGAAACGCCGTGGCCGTCGTGCTCTTCCTGATCTCCCTGATCGTGGCGCTGATCTACCAGCGCTACGTGCTGCGGCGCGACACCGAAGGCGCCATCACTGGAAAGGGGACGGGCAAATGA
- a CDS encoding extracellular solute-binding protein, producing MKVNHTTAKRIFAGTLVLGLGALGLTACSGDSTGDGSSSGGDVTMSLWQNSTTGPGQEFWKKTVADFETANPNVTIKIQAIQNEDLDGKLQTALNSGDAPDIFLQRGGGKMAAMVAAGQLMDITGGISDQVKDEIPEGSFIANSLEDKIYAMPVAVLPGGIFYSQDLFDAAGITETPTTIDELEADAAKLKATGVAPIALGAKDAWPAAHWFYFFALRECSPAVLAQAADTKDFSDGCWIKAGEDLQSFADTKPFNDGFLTTAAQQGAGSSAGLVANHQAGMELMGAWNPGVIASLTPDEKPLADLSWFPFPEVSGGEGKPGSILGGVDGYSCSVSAPPECLDFLNYIGSSDVQKEYYAAFNAPPVNTVAQEAVTEPYLKQIIEAYNAAPYVSQWLDTVYGQNVGNALNVGVVDLLAGKGSPELLIQAVNDAAKKA from the coding sequence ATGAAGGTGAACCACACCACAGCGAAGAGAATCTTCGCGGGAACCCTGGTCCTGGGCCTCGGTGCCCTGGGCCTGACGGCCTGTAGCGGCGACTCCACGGGCGACGGGTCGTCATCCGGCGGCGACGTCACCATGAGCCTCTGGCAGAACTCCACCACCGGCCCCGGCCAGGAATTCTGGAAGAAGACCGTTGCGGACTTCGAGACGGCCAACCCCAATGTGACCATCAAGATCCAGGCCATCCAGAACGAAGACCTGGACGGCAAGCTGCAGACGGCGCTCAACTCCGGCGACGCACCCGACATCTTCCTGCAGCGCGGTGGCGGCAAGATGGCGGCCATGGTCGCGGCTGGCCAGCTGATGGACATCACCGGCGGCATCTCCGACCAGGTGAAAGACGAGATCCCCGAGGGGTCGTTCATCGCGAACAGCCTCGAGGACAAGATCTACGCCATGCCCGTCGCGGTTCTGCCCGGCGGCATCTTCTACAGCCAGGACCTCTTCGACGCGGCCGGGATCACCGAGACCCCCACCACGATCGACGAGCTCGAAGCCGACGCGGCAAAGCTCAAGGCCACCGGCGTCGCACCGATCGCGCTCGGCGCCAAGGACGCGTGGCCCGCTGCGCACTGGTTCTACTTCTTCGCTCTGCGCGAATGCAGCCCGGCCGTCCTGGCCCAGGCCGCTGACACCAAGGACTTCAGCGACGGATGCTGGATCAAGGCCGGCGAGGACCTCCAGAGCTTCGCCGACACCAAGCCCTTCAACGATGGCTTCCTCACCACCGCCGCCCAGCAGGGCGCCGGCAGCTCCGCGGGTCTCGTGGCCAACCACCAGGCTGGCATGGAACTGATGGGTGCCTGGAACCCGGGCGTCATCGCCTCCCTCACCCCTGACGAGAAGCCGCTGGCCGACCTGTCCTGGTTCCCGTTCCCCGAGGTCTCCGGCGGCGAAGGCAAGCCCGGCTCCATCCTCGGTGGCGTGGACGGCTACTCCTGCTCGGTCTCTGCGCCGCCGGAATGCCTCGACTTCCTCAACTACATCGGCAGCTCCGATGTGCAGAAGGAGTACTACGCGGCCTTCAACGCCCCGCCCGTGAACACGGTCGCCCAGGAAGCCGTCACCGAGCCCTACCTCAAGCAGATCATCGAGGCGTACAACGCTGCACCGTACGTGTCGCAGTGGCTTGACACCGTTTACGGCCAGAACGTCGGAAACGCCCTCAACGTGGGCGTCGTCGACCTCCTCGCCGGCAAGGGCAGCCCGGAACTCTTGATCCAGGCAGTCAACGACGCGGCCAAGAAGGCCTAG
- a CDS encoding LacI family DNA-binding transcriptional regulator, which produces MSPRATIHDVAAAAGVSVATVSKAVNGRYGISAATTARVLDVVQQLGYESSLVASSMRSRRTSVIGILVADFEPFSAEILKGVGVALQDSGYDLLAYSGSRQRETNGWERRSLSRLSGTLIDGAIMVTPTVDTTSTEIPVVAIDPHTGRADLPTVESDSFGGALQATRYLIELGHRRIGFLGGRPDLRSATLREAGYRQALADAGIPFNPALVRVGLYKRDTAKAPAASLLSMTDRPTAVFAANDLSAIAIIQVAAELGIEVPGDLSVIGFDDIPEASQMNPALTTIRQPMKRLGATAAGMLVSLLNGDSLPQNHIRLPTGLVRRATTAPPRV; this is translated from the coding sequence ATGTCTCCCCGTGCCACGATCCATGACGTCGCCGCCGCCGCAGGCGTGTCCGTCGCCACGGTCTCCAAGGCGGTCAACGGCCGGTACGGCATCTCGGCCGCGACCACAGCGCGGGTGCTCGACGTGGTGCAGCAGCTCGGCTACGAGTCAAGCCTGGTCGCCAGCAGCATGCGCTCCCGCCGCACCAGCGTCATCGGCATCCTGGTGGCGGATTTTGAGCCCTTCAGCGCCGAGATCCTCAAGGGCGTCGGTGTCGCCCTGCAGGATTCCGGCTATGACCTACTCGCCTACAGCGGGTCGCGGCAGCGGGAGACCAACGGCTGGGAGCGGCGGTCGCTGAGCCGGCTCAGCGGCACGTTGATCGACGGCGCCATCATGGTCACCCCCACGGTGGATACCACCTCCACCGAGATTCCCGTCGTGGCCATCGACCCGCACACCGGCCGGGCCGACCTCCCCACGGTCGAGTCGGACAGCTTCGGCGGCGCCCTGCAGGCCACCCGCTACCTCATCGAACTCGGCCACCGGCGGATCGGTTTCCTCGGCGGCCGTCCGGACCTGCGCAGCGCCACCCTCCGAGAGGCCGGTTATCGCCAGGCGCTGGCGGATGCGGGCATCCCGTTCAACCCGGCGCTGGTGCGAGTCGGCCTGTACAAACGCGACACGGCCAAGGCGCCGGCAGCGTCGCTGCTGTCGATGACCGACCGCCCCACTGCGGTGTTCGCCGCGAACGACCTGTCCGCGATCGCGATCATCCAGGTCGCCGCGGAGCTCGGGATCGAGGTGCCGGGCGACCTCTCGGTGATCGGCTTCGACGACATCCCCGAAGCATCGCAGATGAACCCCGCGCTGACCACCATCCGGCAGCCCATGAAGCGGCTCGGCGCCACCGCCGCCGGGATGCTCGTCTCCCTGCTGAACGGCGACTCCCTGCCGCAAAACCACATCCGGCTCCCCACCGGGCTCGTGCGCCGGGCGACGACGGCGCCCCCGCGCGTGTAG
- a CDS encoding DUF4232 domain-containing protein — MELGADPSGTPGIYYLSFTNTGNDACDTVGFPDVTWAAPDGAAIGTQEHSDVYSRAGTTVSVAPGGQAYAWIHVVDASQSNGDCASDPTPVDGLNVTITGSIKAHAVALPATVCIDPEYMSGIQIGPFDSERRSPSKGY, encoded by the coding sequence GTGGAGTTGGGAGCAGACCCTAGCGGCACCCCGGGCATCTACTACCTCAGCTTCACGAACACCGGTAACGATGCCTGCGACACGGTCGGGTTTCCGGACGTGACCTGGGCCGCTCCCGATGGGGCAGCGATCGGTACGCAAGAGCACTCTGACGTCTACTCGCGGGCGGGCACCACGGTTTCTGTAGCGCCCGGTGGGCAAGCGTACGCCTGGATCCATGTGGTCGACGCCTCACAGTCCAACGGTGACTGTGCGTCCGATCCGACACCTGTTGACGGTTTGAATGTCACGATCACCGGCTCCATCAAGGCGCACGCCGTGGCTCTTCCGGCGACGGTCTGCATCGACCCCGAATACATGAGCGGCATCCAGATCGGACCCTTCGACTCAGAACGGCGCAGCCCGAGCAAGGGTTACTGA
- a CDS encoding glycoside hydrolase family 13 protein, translating to MSLHALPPYLLPHSPLPLVALPHHDGSPLYVSTPAPALGDVVTVRLRVPLAFGAVATVRTRSNPDQEPRFDDARPLDSTGDDGYAWWAADLVVENPVHGYRFLIGMADGGHWWLNASGLHDIETLDSEDFKLVAHPAPPDWAATSVMYQVFPDRFGRSAAADTREAPDWAMPAQWGDAVDQLPPGRSHQFYGGDLDGITEHLDHLDRLGVTLLYLTPVFPGRSNHRYDAAAFTEVDPLLGGDAALIRLVEAAHARGFRVIGDLTANHSGEGHEWFRAAHGTPAAPESAFYYWLDAEQRDYMSWLGVPELPKFNWTSPELRRRFIEGADSVVAKWLEPPFNLDGWRIDVANMTGRLGDEDLNAEVRQAIRQTMIEVNPDTILLGEFTNDAAADFQGDAWHGAMTYANFTKPLWSWLCRPDSVPSFFGVPLGSIPAHTGVQFHRAHTRFAAGFPWRTRLATMNALDTHDTARFRTHADAEAVPVAVGLSVTLPGIPVVFAGDEFGLAGIDGEHSRTPMPWSSVTDPEVAGTIDLYAALIGLRRAHEVLSTGGLRWLHVGDDALVYVRESAGESVLLLATRAAADVTLPVWAVPLGGAVGTLLAKLGPAVFTADPEGLHLAATGASFTAWVLPGVTIAADEHPVSQRGLAR from the coding sequence ATGTCGCTCCACGCGCTCCCGCCGTACCTGCTCCCGCACAGCCCGCTGCCGCTCGTCGCCCTTCCGCACCATGATGGCTCCCCGCTCTACGTGTCGACTCCTGCCCCCGCGCTGGGGGACGTCGTCACTGTACGGCTGCGCGTCCCGCTCGCTTTCGGTGCCGTGGCCACGGTGCGCACCCGGTCCAACCCCGACCAGGAGCCGCGTTTCGACGATGCCCGTCCGCTCGACTCCACCGGCGATGACGGATACGCCTGGTGGGCCGCGGACCTCGTCGTGGAGAACCCGGTGCACGGCTACCGGTTCCTGATCGGCATGGCCGACGGCGGTCACTGGTGGCTGAACGCCAGCGGGCTGCATGACATCGAGACCCTCGACTCCGAGGACTTCAAGCTCGTCGCGCACCCGGCCCCGCCGGACTGGGCCGCGACCAGCGTGATGTATCAGGTCTTCCCCGACCGGTTCGGCCGCTCGGCCGCCGCCGACACCCGCGAGGCACCCGACTGGGCCATGCCGGCCCAGTGGGGCGACGCCGTCGACCAGCTGCCGCCCGGCCGGTCGCACCAGTTCTACGGCGGCGACCTCGACGGCATCACCGAACACCTCGATCACCTTGACCGGCTCGGCGTGACCCTGCTCTACCTCACCCCGGTCTTCCCCGGCCGCTCCAACCACCGCTACGACGCCGCCGCCTTCACCGAGGTCGATCCGCTGCTCGGCGGCGATGCGGCGCTCATCCGGCTCGTCGAGGCCGCCCATGCGCGAGGGTTCCGGGTGATCGGCGACCTGACGGCCAACCACTCCGGCGAGGGCCACGAATGGTTCCGGGCGGCCCACGGCACCCCGGCGGCGCCCGAGAGTGCCTTCTACTACTGGCTCGACGCCGAGCAGCGCGACTACATGTCCTGGCTCGGCGTGCCAGAGCTGCCCAAGTTCAACTGGACCTCCCCTGAGCTCCGCCGCCGGTTCATCGAGGGCGCGGACTCGGTGGTTGCCAAATGGCTGGAGCCGCCGTTCAACCTGGACGGTTGGCGCATCGACGTGGCGAACATGACCGGCCGCCTCGGCGACGAGGACCTCAACGCCGAGGTCCGCCAAGCCATCCGGCAGACCATGATCGAGGTGAACCCCGACACCATCCTGCTCGGCGAATTCACCAACGACGCCGCGGCCGACTTCCAGGGCGATGCCTGGCACGGCGCGATGACCTACGCCAACTTCACCAAGCCGCTCTGGTCGTGGCTCTGCCGGCCCGACTCGGTGCCGTCGTTCTTCGGGGTGCCGCTGGGCAGCATCCCGGCGCATACCGGCGTCCAGTTCCACCGGGCGCACACTCGCTTCGCCGCCGGTTTCCCCTGGCGCACCCGGCTGGCCACCATGAACGCCCTCGACACCCACGACACCGCCCGCTTCCGCACCCATGCCGACGCCGAAGCGGTGCCGGTGGCGGTGGGGCTCTCGGTGACCCTGCCGGGCATCCCGGTGGTGTTCGCCGGCGACGAGTTCGGCCTGGCCGGCATCGACGGCGAGCATTCCCGCACCCCGATGCCCTGGTCCAGCGTGACCGACCCGGAGGTGGCCGGCACCATCGATCTCTACGCGGCGCTGATCGGCCTGCGCCGGGCGCACGAGGTGCTCAGCACCGGCGGGCTCCGCTGGCTGCACGTGGGCGACGACGCGCTCGTGTACGTGCGCGAGAGCGCGGGGGAGAGTGTACTGCTGCTCGCCACCCGGGCTGCGGCGGACGTGACCCTGCCCGTCTGGGCGGTGCCGCTGGGAGGCGCCGTCGGCACCCTGCTGGCAAAGCTGGGACCGGCCGTCTTCACTGCCGACCCCGAGGGTCTGCACCTGGCCGCCACCGGCGCATCGTTCACCGCCTGGGTGCTGCCCGGCGTCACAATCGCGGCGGATGAGCACCCCGTGTCGCAGAGAGGTCTCGCGAGGTGA
- a CDS encoding sugar ABC transporter permease, whose protein sequence is MAIAPSIAAPSDTDYIPVKRPFSFGRWFRATGWRHLIGAVMVVFSAFPLLYVLSASLHPGGTLITANGLFSQIDLGSYVTLFNLPQQPYADWYANTLLIGGITSAGTVFLGALAAYSFSRMRFTGRRAGLLMLVLVQMFPQLLAVVAIFLLLNGISDIFPAIGLDTQIGLIMVYLGGALGVNTYLMYGFFNTIPASIDEAAKLDGAGHARIFFTIILRLVAPILAVVGLLSFVGTTNEFVIASIVLITPEKQTLAVGLYQFVSQEFSSNYSVFAAGAVLAALPVMALFLWLQKYIVGGLTAGSVK, encoded by the coding sequence ATGGCCATCGCACCGAGCATCGCAGCCCCGAGCGACACCGACTACATCCCGGTGAAGCGCCCCTTCAGCTTCGGCCGCTGGTTCCGTGCCACCGGCTGGCGCCACCTCATCGGCGCCGTCATGGTGGTCTTCTCCGCTTTCCCGCTGCTCTACGTGCTGTCGGCGTCGCTGCACCCCGGCGGCACCCTGATCACCGCCAACGGCCTGTTCAGCCAGATCGACCTGGGCAGTTACGTCACCCTGTTCAACCTGCCGCAACAGCCCTACGCCGATTGGTACGCCAACACCCTGCTGATCGGCGGCATCACCTCGGCCGGCACTGTGTTCCTGGGCGCCCTCGCCGCGTACTCCTTCTCCCGGATGCGCTTCACCGGCCGCCGGGCCGGTCTGCTGATGCTCGTGCTCGTGCAGATGTTCCCGCAGCTGCTGGCTGTCGTGGCCATCTTCCTGTTGCTCAACGGCATCTCCGACATCTTCCCTGCCATCGGCCTCGACACCCAGATCGGCCTGATCATGGTCTACCTCGGCGGAGCGCTCGGCGTGAACACCTACCTGATGTACGGATTCTTCAACACGATCCCGGCCTCCATCGACGAGGCCGCCAAGCTCGACGGCGCCGGCCACGCGCGCATCTTCTTCACCATCATCCTGCGCCTGGTCGCGCCCATCCTCGCGGTGGTCGGTCTGCTCTCCTTCGTGGGCACCACCAACGAGTTCGTCATCGCGAGCATCGTGCTGATCACCCCGGAGAAGCAGACCCTGGCCGTGGGCCTCTACCAGTTCGTGTCGCAGGAGTTCTCGAGCAACTACTCGGTCTTCGCGGCCGGAGCGGTGCTCGCGGCCCTACCGGTGATGGCCCTGTTCCTGTGGCTGCAGAAATACATCGTGGGCGGCCTCACGGCCGGCTCCGTCAAGTAA